GGCAAGGGCGATATCGATAGTCTCCGGCGCCGAGCACATCGAGAAGAGAAAGCCGCCTCGTCGCACGTAGTCTTTGATGGTTTTAGCCACCTCCAGTTTCATCTCGGAGACTTTGCGGAATCCCAGTTTTCGCGCCAGCGATTCATTCGCTTCCACTTCCTGGCGGTACCACAGCTGATTATGAAAATTGGCGTAAAATTTACCATATTGCCCCGTGAAATCTTCATGGTGCAGATGCAGCCAGTCGTAGTCATCAAGTACGCCTGAGATTACCTCCTCATCCCAGATTAAACTGTACTTGATATCGGCGTAAGAAAGGGCCAGGGTGACGGCGTCATCCCACGGCTCCACGTTTTTGGGAGAATAGACTGCAATCGCCGGAACCTTTTCCAGCACCACCCGCTCCATATTTTCCACGTCGATAGTCCGGTAAATATCAGCCAGGTCGGCGGAGGTAATCTCGGCCGCGGTGACCCCGCGAATCAGGCAGAGACGGGCAATCTCCGGGTCGGAGTCTATTACAAACGATCCGGCGCGATAATTCAAAAGCCATTCCACCTTTTTCCCCATCTCGAGCGCTTTGAAAGCGATACCGTACGCCTTGAGGTGGTCGGCTTGCTCTTCATCCATCGGAATTAATGTAACCTGCGCTGAGACGGCTGCGGAGGTGAAGAAAAGCAGCATAGCCAGGAGAATAATTTTGGTCTTCTTCATAATTCAATATAATATAACGTTACATCGGCAGCCTTGTTTTACTTATACAACTGTCATTTCTGGAAAATCCGGACTTTCTGCCGATAAGATATTCAAAAGCGATTTCCTCACCGCTAAAAAATCCGTATCCTTAATGAATGAGACAACTTGAGGAACAGTCATGAGCCAATCCCTTCAGAGACGCGACTTTCTCACCCTCTGCGCCGGTATCGTTCTTGCCCCGCAGAATCTTCTGACCGCCGCGGATGAGACTCCCGACCGCGACCTGCAGAAAATCCTGCGGGAACTCCCCCACGCCAAACCGCATATTCCGCGGATTCAAGCCGCCTGCGAGAAATATGCCCCGCTCTATCCGGTTCCGTTGGTCTGGCCTGCCAAAATGGTAGCGATTGAGTCGGCATATAACCCTGATGCCATCTCCAATTCTTATGCGGTCGGCTCCGCGCAGTTCATGCCGGCCACGGCCCGCGAAATGGGCGCCCATGTTCCTCCCGCTGAGGAATTTGCCAAACAGGAGGAGGTTCTTACTCTGCGGCGGCAGTACCAGTCCAAATTTGAAGAGGCAGTAGCCTCCTTCCGGCGCGGCGACGACAGTCTCGCCGCCCACCATCGCGAAAAAGCCCGCACCCTCCAGCAGATGCATGACGAAATTCATATGAA
This DNA window, taken from Candidatus Zixiibacteriota bacterium, encodes the following:
- a CDS encoding asparagine synthetase B, producing MKKTKIILLAMLLFFTSAAVSAQVTLIPMDEEQADHLKAYGIAFKALEMGKKVEWLLNYRAGSFVIDSDPEIARLCLIRGVTAAEITSADLADIYRTIDVENMERVVLEKVPAIAVYSPKNVEPWDDAVTLALSYADIKYSLIWDEEVISGVLDDYDWLHLHHEDFTGQYGKFYANFHNQLWYRQEVEANESLARKLGFRKVSEMKLEVAKTIKDYVRRGGFLFSMCSAPETIDIALAAEGVDICPREFDGDPVDPDAQQRLDYSQTLAFENFHIVLDPLLYRHSDIDTYPERMMRFPSPDNDYFVLFEFSAKLDPVPTMLVQDHVGMVKGFMGQTTAFRRSHLKKYVTILGTVEGFDEVRYIHGNFGRGTFTFLSGHDPEDYQHMVEDPPTDLTLHKNSPGYRLILNNVLFPAAKKKERKT
- a CDS encoding transglycosylase SLT domain-containing protein → MSQSLQRRDFLTLCAGIVLAPQNLLTAADETPDRDLQKILRELPHAKPHIPRIQAACEKYAPLYPVPLVWPAKMVAIESAYNPDAISNSYAVGSAQFMPATAREMGAHVPPAEEFAKQEEVLTLRRQYQSKFEEAVASFRRGDDSLAAHHREKARTLQQMHDEIHMKTMTEFKEKVFAMTVDERRKYDARFDPAVSDDLMVHYMAVLCRAVKKELNLIDDAHILLLAAVAYNAGIGNVKRKSGIPVVSQNVEYANKLMLFHSLKL